One Brassica napus cultivar Da-Ae chromosome C4, Da-Ae, whole genome shotgun sequence genomic region harbors:
- the LOC106392020 gene encoding sphingoid long-chain bases kinase 2, mitochondrial-like isoform X3: MLRYSCCISNRSYEAKHPPFYRAQRRVSSGRITLCSGGGGGGGGATAVSSSSRLRDLVFVVNPQAKEWKKLLPYLRSRLGEDCNICESLTSGPSHAIDITREAIRDGADAVIAVGGDGTLHEVVNGFFWEGKPVGNLNSEASHSAALADSVSYVRANLEYILRFIRKNDPCEAVERIAKGIRSRVDVGVIDQEGRDSHYFINVADVHLSAKAGFYASKYKKFGNLCYVIGALQAFMGHENRDMRIKVNGGEWEVYPQVTALCVGNAKYFGGGMKITPNADPGNGNLEVVVLQDFKWYDFILKLHKLYNGTHLSVNNVSSRSVQSIEVEEISESGSIYVQSDGEHLGFLPRKFQVLPGAIDMIS; the protein is encoded by the exons ATGCTACGATACAGTTGCTGCATTTCAAATCGCTCTTACGAGGCGAAACACCCTCCGTTCTATAGGGCACAGCGCCGTGTTTCCTCTGGTCGCATCACCCTTtgcagtggtggtggtggtggtggtggtggtgccaCTGccgtctcctcctcctcccgcCTCCGTGATCTCGTTTTCGTCGTGAACCCTCAAG CTAAGGAATGGAAGAAGCTGCTTCCTTACCTTCGATCTCGTCTTGGTGAAGACTGTAAT ATATGTGAGTCCTTAACATCTGGTCCTTCTCATGCCATTGACATTACAAGAGAG GCTATTAGGGATGGCGCAGATGCTGTCATTGCTGTAGGAGGTGATGGAACACTGCACGAG GTTGTTAATGGTTTCTTTTGGGAGGGGAAGCCTGTTGGTAATCTCAATAGCGAAGCCAGCCACTCGGCTGCACTTG ctgaTTCCGTTAG TTATGTTCGAGCCAATCTTGAGTATATTCTGCGTTTTATTAGGAAGAATGATCCTTGTGAAGCCGTGGAGCGCATTGCTAAAG GGATACGGTCACGGGTTGATGTTGGTGTTATCGACCAGGAAGGAAGGGATTCGCATTACTTCATTAACGTTGCTGATGTTCATTT GAGTGCAAAGGCAGGCTTTTACGCTTCAAAGTACAAGAAATTTGGAAACTTGTGCTACGTAATCGGTGCCCTCCAAGCTTTTATGGGACATGAAAACCGAGATATGAGGATCAAG GTCAATGGAGGTGAATGGGAAGTATATCCACAAGTCACGGCTCTCTGCGTTGGAAACGCTAAATACTTTGGTGGAGGAATGAAAATCACTCCCAACGCGGACCCTGGAAATGGAAATCTTGAG GTTGTGGTACTTCAAGACTTCAAATGGTACGACTTCATACTGAAACTTCATAAGCTATACAATGGGACGCATCTCTCAGTTAACAATGTGAGCTCAAGAAG TGTACAAAGTATAGAAGTTGAGGAGATATCAGAGAGTGGAAGCATCTATGTTCAGTCAGATGGAGAACATCTTGGATTCCTACCTAGAAAGTTTCAGGTTTTACCCGGTGCCATTGACATGATCAGCTAG
- the LOC106392020 gene encoding sphingoid long-chain bases kinase 2, mitochondrial-like isoform X1 — MLRYSCCISNRSYEAKHPPFYRAQRRVSSGRITLCSGGGGGGGGATAVSSSSRLRDLVFVVNPQGANGRTAKEWKKLLPYLRSRLGEDCNICESLTSGPSHAIDITREAIRDGADAVIAVGGDGTLHEVVNGFFWEGKPVGNLNSEASHSAALADSVSYVRANLEYILRFIRKNDPCEAVERIAKGIRSRVDVGVIDQEGRDSHYFINVADVHLSAKAGFYASKYKKFGNLCYVIGALQAFMGHENRDMRIKVNGGEWEVYPQVTALCVGNAKYFGGGMKITPNADPGNGNLEVVVLQDFKWYDFILKLHKLYNGTHLSVNNVSSRSVQSIEVEEISESGSIYVQSDGEHLGFLPRKFQVLPGAIDMIS; from the exons ATGCTACGATACAGTTGCTGCATTTCAAATCGCTCTTACGAGGCGAAACACCCTCCGTTCTATAGGGCACAGCGCCGTGTTTCCTCTGGTCGCATCACCCTTtgcagtggtggtggtggtggtggtggtggtgccaCTGccgtctcctcctcctcccgcCTCCGTGATCTCGTTTTCGTCGTGAACCCTCAAG GAGCTAATGGTAGAACAGCTAAGGAATGGAAGAAGCTGCTTCCTTACCTTCGATCTCGTCTTGGTGAAGACTGTAAT ATATGTGAGTCCTTAACATCTGGTCCTTCTCATGCCATTGACATTACAAGAGAG GCTATTAGGGATGGCGCAGATGCTGTCATTGCTGTAGGAGGTGATGGAACACTGCACGAG GTTGTTAATGGTTTCTTTTGGGAGGGGAAGCCTGTTGGTAATCTCAATAGCGAAGCCAGCCACTCGGCTGCACTTG ctgaTTCCGTTAG TTATGTTCGAGCCAATCTTGAGTATATTCTGCGTTTTATTAGGAAGAATGATCCTTGTGAAGCCGTGGAGCGCATTGCTAAAG GGATACGGTCACGGGTTGATGTTGGTGTTATCGACCAGGAAGGAAGGGATTCGCATTACTTCATTAACGTTGCTGATGTTCATTT GAGTGCAAAGGCAGGCTTTTACGCTTCAAAGTACAAGAAATTTGGAAACTTGTGCTACGTAATCGGTGCCCTCCAAGCTTTTATGGGACATGAAAACCGAGATATGAGGATCAAG GTCAATGGAGGTGAATGGGAAGTATATCCACAAGTCACGGCTCTCTGCGTTGGAAACGCTAAATACTTTGGTGGAGGAATGAAAATCACTCCCAACGCGGACCCTGGAAATGGAAATCTTGAG GTTGTGGTACTTCAAGACTTCAAATGGTACGACTTCATACTGAAACTTCATAAGCTATACAATGGGACGCATCTCTCAGTTAACAATGTGAGCTCAAGAAG TGTACAAAGTATAGAAGTTGAGGAGATATCAGAGAGTGGAAGCATCTATGTTCAGTCAGATGGAGAACATCTTGGATTCCTACCTAGAAAGTTTCAGGTTTTACCCGGTGCCATTGACATGATCAGCTAG
- the LOC106394547 gene encoding rRNA-processing protein FCF1 homolog isoform X1 — protein sequence MGKAKKPQKFAVMKKTISHKALKHYKEEVLNPNKKDLTELPRNVPNVPSGMFFSHNTNMVPPYRVLVDTNFINFSIQNKIDIEQGMMFCLNAKCTPCITDCVMAELEKLGQKYRVALRIAKDPRFERLPCVHKGTYADDCLVDRVTQHKCFMVATCDRDLKRRIRKVPGVPIMYLAGRKYSVERLPEATLGRAKTAAFSLEFSMGP from the exons ATGGGAAAGGCAAAGAAGCCTCAGAAGTTTGCTGTTATGAAGAAGACGATAAGCCACAAAGCTCTCAAGCA CTACAAGGAGGAGGTTCTAAATCCAAACAAGAAGGACCTCACTGAACTTCCCAGAAACGT ACCAAATGTTCCATCAGGGATGTTCTTTTCTCACAACACTAACATGGTTCCTCCTTACCGAGTTTTGGTCGACACTAACTTCATCAACTTCTCTATCCAGAACAAG ATTGATATTGAGCAGGGAATGATGTTCTGTCTTAACGCAAAAT GCACACCTTGTATCACTGACTGCGTCATGGCTGAGCTTGAGAAGTTAGGCCAGAAGTATCGTGTCGCTCTAAG GATTGCGAAAGATCCTCGCTTTGAAAGACTACCTTGTGTACACAAAGGGACATATGCTGATGACTGTCTCGTTGACAGAGTTACTCAG CATAAGTGCTTCATGGTGGCTACTTGTGATCGAGACTTGAAGCGAAGGATTCGAAAG GTTCCTGGTGTGCCTATTATGTATTTGGCGGGGCGCAAGTACTCAGTAGAGAGGCTGCCTGAAGCAACACTTGGTAGAG cgAAAACGGCAGCGTTTAGTTTAGAGTTCTCAATGGGTCCATGA
- the LOC106394547 gene encoding rRNA-processing protein FCF1 homolog isoform X2: MGKAKKPQKFAVMKKTISHKALKHYKEEVLNPNKKDLTELPRNVPNVPSGMFFSHNTNMVPPYRVLVDTNFINFSIQNKIDIEQGMMFCLNAKCTPCITDCVMAELEKLGQKYRVALRIAKDPRFERLPCVHKGTYADDCLVDRVTQHKCFMVATCDRDLKRRIRKVPGVPIMYLAGRKYSVERLPEATLGRAPRY; this comes from the exons ATGGGAAAGGCAAAGAAGCCTCAGAAGTTTGCTGTTATGAAGAAGACGATAAGCCACAAAGCTCTCAAGCA CTACAAGGAGGAGGTTCTAAATCCAAACAAGAAGGACCTCACTGAACTTCCCAGAAACGT ACCAAATGTTCCATCAGGGATGTTCTTTTCTCACAACACTAACATGGTTCCTCCTTACCGAGTTTTGGTCGACACTAACTTCATCAACTTCTCTATCCAGAACAAG ATTGATATTGAGCAGGGAATGATGTTCTGTCTTAACGCAAAAT GCACACCTTGTATCACTGACTGCGTCATGGCTGAGCTTGAGAAGTTAGGCCAGAAGTATCGTGTCGCTCTAAG GATTGCGAAAGATCCTCGCTTTGAAAGACTACCTTGTGTACACAAAGGGACATATGCTGATGACTGTCTCGTTGACAGAGTTACTCAG CATAAGTGCTTCATGGTGGCTACTTGTGATCGAGACTTGAAGCGAAGGATTCGAAAG GTTCCTGGTGTGCCTATTATGTATTTGGCGGGGCGCAAGTACTCAGTAGAGAGGCTGCCTGAAGCAACACTTGGTAGAG CTCCAAGATATTGA
- the LOC106392020 gene encoding sphingoid long-chain bases kinase 2, mitochondrial-like isoform X2 encodes MLRYSCCISNRSYEAKHPPFYRAQRRVSSGRITLCSGGGGGGGGATAVSSSSRLRDLVFVVNPQGANGRTAKEWKKLLPYLRSRLGEDCNICESLTSGPSHAIDITREAIRDGADAVIAVGGDGTLHEVVNGFFWEGKPVGNLNSEASHSAALGLIPLGTGSDFARTFGWKNDPCEAVERIAKGIRSRVDVGVIDQEGRDSHYFINVADVHLSAKAGFYASKYKKFGNLCYVIGALQAFMGHENRDMRIKVNGGEWEVYPQVTALCVGNAKYFGGGMKITPNADPGNGNLEVVVLQDFKWYDFILKLHKLYNGTHLSVNNVSSRSVQSIEVEEISESGSIYVQSDGEHLGFLPRKFQVLPGAIDMIS; translated from the exons ATGCTACGATACAGTTGCTGCATTTCAAATCGCTCTTACGAGGCGAAACACCCTCCGTTCTATAGGGCACAGCGCCGTGTTTCCTCTGGTCGCATCACCCTTtgcagtggtggtggtggtggtggtggtggtgccaCTGccgtctcctcctcctcccgcCTCCGTGATCTCGTTTTCGTCGTGAACCCTCAAG GAGCTAATGGTAGAACAGCTAAGGAATGGAAGAAGCTGCTTCCTTACCTTCGATCTCGTCTTGGTGAAGACTGTAAT ATATGTGAGTCCTTAACATCTGGTCCTTCTCATGCCATTGACATTACAAGAGAG GCTATTAGGGATGGCGCAGATGCTGTCATTGCTGTAGGAGGTGATGGAACACTGCACGAG GTTGTTAATGGTTTCTTTTGGGAGGGGAAGCCTGTTGGTAATCTCAATAGCGAAGCCAGCCACTCGGCTGCACTTGGT ctgaTTCCGTTAGGTACTGGTTCAGATTTTGCTAGAACATTTGGTTG GAAGAATGATCCTTGTGAAGCCGTGGAGCGCATTGCTAAAG GGATACGGTCACGGGTTGATGTTGGTGTTATCGACCAGGAAGGAAGGGATTCGCATTACTTCATTAACGTTGCTGATGTTCATTT GAGTGCAAAGGCAGGCTTTTACGCTTCAAAGTACAAGAAATTTGGAAACTTGTGCTACGTAATCGGTGCCCTCCAAGCTTTTATGGGACATGAAAACCGAGATATGAGGATCAAG GTCAATGGAGGTGAATGGGAAGTATATCCACAAGTCACGGCTCTCTGCGTTGGAAACGCTAAATACTTTGGTGGAGGAATGAAAATCACTCCCAACGCGGACCCTGGAAATGGAAATCTTGAG GTTGTGGTACTTCAAGACTTCAAATGGTACGACTTCATACTGAAACTTCATAAGCTATACAATGGGACGCATCTCTCAGTTAACAATGTGAGCTCAAGAAG TGTACAAAGTATAGAAGTTGAGGAGATATCAGAGAGTGGAAGCATCTATGTTCAGTCAGATGGAGAACATCTTGGATTCCTACCTAGAAAGTTTCAGGTTTTACCCGGTGCCATTGACATGATCAGCTAG
- the LOC106392022 gene encoding 54S ribosomal protein L17, mitochondrial-like codes for MQRLRSQLLARPLLEESRLRGYCTSSSSEKMVASVLFERLRVVIPKPDPTVYAFQEFKFNWQQQFRRRYPDEFLDIAKNRAKGEYQMDYVPAPRVTEADKNNDKKSLYRALDKKLYLLIFGKPFGATSDKPVWHFPEKVYDSEPTLRKCAESALKSVLGDLTHTYFVGNAPMAHLAIQPTEETPDLPSYKRFFFKCSVVAASKYNISNCEDFLWVTKDELLEFFPEQADFFNKMIIS; via the exons ATGCAGAGATTGAGATCTCAGCTACTGGCTAGGCCTCTCTTGGAGGAGAGCAGGCTGCGAGGGTATTGCACGAGCTCCTCATCCGAAAAGATGGTAGCTTCGGTGCTTTTTGAGAGACTGCGCGTTGTGATACCAAAACCAGATCCTACTGTTTACGCCTTTCAGGAGTTCAA GTTCAATTGGCAACAGCAGTTTCGCCGTAGATACCCAGATGAGTTCTTGGACATTGCTAAGAACAG AGCCAAGGGAGAATATCAAATGGACTATGTGCCTGCTCCCAGAGTTACAGAGGCTGACAAGAATAACGATAAAAA GTCATTATATAGAGCTCTGGACAAGAAGTTGTATCTTCTCATCTTCGGCAAGCCATTTGGAGCTACTAGTGACAAACCTGTCTGGCATTTCCCTGAGAAAGTCTATGATTCTGAGCCTACTCTTCGTAAG TGTGCGGAATCTGCTTTGAAGTCAGTGTTAGGAGACCTAACTCACACATACTTTGTTGGAAATGCTCCAATGGCTCACCTGGCTATACAACCTACTGAAGAAACACCTGATTTGCCTTCTTACAAG AGGTTCTTCTTCAAATGCAGTGTAGTGGCAGCGTCTAAGTACAACATAAGTAACTGCGAGGATTTTCTGTGGGTAACCAAAGATGAGCTTCTGGAGTTCTTCCCTGAGCAAGCTGACTTCTTCAACAAGATGATCATTAGCTGA
- the LOC106394548 gene encoding uncharacterized protein LOC106394548, with amino-acid sequence MFLLVGRTRKLRSFSTAAAQPYLLVREREVTLKSSSERVVTLNLLDPCKLEMVKIPGKSLPTEVAKSLRIGSSKGWVALTDLQNSKLRLTNLFNPCASSPTTITLPPLDGSVARVSKVSLSASPNQRDCVVAAKLFAPLVSLCRPGDSEWTHIETPNNFFTSAVMHSMRDQKFYLHSPDTAPTDLIKTCSDFPPVSPYRRFPFSDIPKTTQDLYQSSIFRTQYLVESPSGDSFIVIWCMAGGKMEKETSRLMCDTKGFMVFKQDHGKKLCSYTQDIGDLCIFLGKNESFCVSATKYPGLNPNSVYFEGSETGFGFYELSSNTVHDLTHLAPFSAFYLWLAPLE; translated from the exons ATGTTTCTGCTTGTCGGCCGAACGAGGAAGCTCCGATCGTTCTCCACGGCGGCGGCTCAGCCGTATCTCCTGGTCAGAGAGAGGGAAGTCACCTTGAAGTCCTCCAGTGAAAGAGTGGTCACCTTAAATCTGTTGGATCCGTGTAAGCTTGAGATGGTGAAGATCCCCGGCAAGAGTCTCCCGACGGAGGTTGCTAAGTCGTTGAGGATAGGTTCATCCAAGGGATGGGTGGCTCTGACGGACCTTCAAAATTCGAAACTGCGTCTCACCAATCTATTTAACCCTTGTGCCTCTTCACCAACAACAATAACACTACCCCCTCTCGACGGGTCAGTTGCCCGAGTTTCCAAGGTCTCTCTCTCAGCCTCCCCGAACCAACGTGACTGTGTAGTGGCTGCTAAGTTGTTTGCTCCACTCGTCAGTCTGTGTCGGCCTGGTGACTCGGAGTGGACACACATCGAGACCCCAAACAATTTCTTCACTTCAGCTGTGATGCACTCTATGAGAGACCAGAAGTTCTATCTCCATTCCCCGGATACGGCTCCTACTGATCTGATCAAGACTTGCTCTGACTTTCCTCCGGTGAGTCCTTACCGGAGGTTCCCTTTTTCTGACATCCCCAAGACCACACAAGATTTGTATCAGTCATCTATCTTCAGAACTCAGTACTTGGTCGAGTCACCTTCCGGGGACTCTTTCATCGTTATCTG GTGTATGGCTGGTGGTAAGATGGAAAAAGAGACGTCAAGACTCATGTGCGACACCAAGGGCTTTATGGTGTTTAAGCAAGACCATGGTAAGAAGTTGTGTTCCTATACACAAGACATTGGCGATCTCTGCATTTTCCTAGGCAAGAACGAATCCTTTTGTGTCTCTGCGACAAAATATCCGGGGCTGAACCCGAATTCAGTCTATTTTGAAGGCAGTGAAACTGGGTTCGGCTTTTACGAACTCAGCTCAAACACTGTCCACGATCTCACGCATTTGGCCCCTTTCTCCGCCTTCTACTTATGGCTTGCCCCTCTCGAATAA
- the LOC106395714 gene encoding uncharacterized protein LOC106395714 yields the protein MTEQEHVRPLTPGAAPPSSDFSDYKIQTLQRIRRRRNRIKCLICVIVTSLILTTIVLTLVFTVFRVKAPIIEMNGVTVTGQDSTAGTQIQLLGTNISMIVDVSVKNPNSVTFRYSSTTTDIYYKGMVVGEASGPPGKARAHRTARMNMTVDIRIDRLVLEPGLVREIIGSGHVDLWSYTRVSGKVKIMGIVKKHVTVKMNCTMAVNISRQAIQDVKCKNKIDL from the coding sequence ATGACCGAACAAGAACATGTTCGTCCGCTAACTCCGGGGGCTGCACCACCGTCGAGTGATTTTTCCGACTACAAAATACAAACTCTCCAACGTATCCGTCGCCGTAGAAACCGAATCAAATGCTTAATCTGCGTCATTGTAACATCTCTAATTCTAACCACGATCGTGTTGACTTTAGTATTCACGGTGTTTCGAGTCAAAGCCCCGATCATAGAAATGAACGGTGTAACAGTCACCGGCCAAGATTCAACCGCTGGGACTCAGATCCAACTGTTGGGAACAAACATCTCGATGATCGTTGACGTGTCGGTCAAGAATCCAAATTCTGTGACGTTTAGGTATTCGAGCACCACGACGGATATATATTACAAGGGAATGGTGGTGGGTGAAGCAAGTGGGCCACCGGGAAAGGCCAGAGCGCATCGGACGGCGAGGATGAACATGACGGTTGATATAAGGATAGATCGGTTAGTGTTGGAGCCTGGTTTGGTTCGAGAAATAATTGGGTCGGGTCATGTTGACTTGTGGAGTTACACTAGAGTTAGTGGTAAGGTTAAGATAATGGGCATTGTGAAGAAGCACGTTACGGTTAAAATGAACTGCACGATGGCTGTGAACATCTCGCGACAGGCTATTCAGGATGTCAAGTGCAAGAACAAAATCGATCTTTGA
- the LOC106392010 gene encoding desiccation-related protein At2g46140, whose product MAETEQKEVEEKGSLISGLLDKAKGFFAEKLANIPTPEATVDDVDFKGVTRQGVDYHAKVSVKNPYPQHIPICQISYILKSDTRMIASGTIPDPGSLIANGSTVLDVPVKVPYSIAVSLMKDMCLDWDIDYQLDIGLTIDIPIVGDITIPVSTQGEMKLPSLRDFF is encoded by the exons ATGGCAGAAACGGAGCAAAAGGAGGTAGAAGAAAAGGGATCGTTGATCTCAGGCTTGTTGGATAAAGCCAAAGGTTTCTTTGCCGAGAAGCTTGCTAATATTCCGACGCCGGAAGCCACCGTGGACGACGTAGACTTCAAAGGTGTGACTCGTCAAGGAGTTGATTATCACGCCAAGGTCTCCGTCAAGAATCCTTACCCTCAACACATCCCTATTTGCCAGATCTCTTACATCCTCAAGAGTGACACAAG GATGATAGCGTCTGGTACAATACCGGATCCGGGTTCGTTGATCGCGAACGGTTCGACGGTTCTGGACGTACCGGTGAAGGTGCCTTACAGCATAGCGGTGAGTTTGATGAAGGACATGTGTTTGGACTGGGACATTGACTATCAACTCGACATTGGACTGACCATCGACATTCCTATTGTTGGTGACATTACCATTCCTGTCTCTACTCAGGGTGAGATGAAGCTCCCTTCCCTTCGCGACTTCTTTTAA
- the LOC106394594 gene encoding RING-H2 finger protein ATL67-like produces the protein MSTASYLFHPPPLPPSPPQDSNHSHLTTLGFGYTIAIGLGFLVLISIVLLSSYICCRDSRRRTTAVETTEERGRSVNLPRVIFVSEEDNEDLEAGDVIVGLDQAVINSYPKFHFSNETFVASSDGFAGGGGGDTSCSICLCEYKEAEMLRMMPECKHYFHLCCLDAWLKLNGSCPVCRNSPLPTPTSTPLSTPLSEVVPLSLYAADRRRARR, from the coding sequence ATGTCAACCGCCTCCTACCTCTTCCACCCTCCTCCTCTTCCGCCGTCGCCGCCACAAGACTCCAACCACTCTCACCTCACAACTCTAGGCTTTGGCTACACCATAGCCATAGGTCTCGGTTTCCTCGTCCTCATTTCCATCGTTCTTCTATCCTCCTACATCTGTTGCCGTGACTCTCGCCGCCGCACAACCGCTGTTGAAACCACCGAGGAACGTGGCAGAAGCGTAAACCTCCCTCGCGTAATCTTCGTCTCCGAAGAAGACAACGAAGATCTTGAAGCGGGTGACGTCATCGTTGGACTAGACCAAGCCGTTATAAACTCTTACCCTAAGTTCCACTTCTCCAACGAAACCTTCGTCGCGTCTTCCGATGGATTTGccggcggcggcggaggagaTACGTCGTGTTCGATATGTTTGTGTGAGTATAAAGAAGCAGAGATGTTGAGGATGATGCCCGAGTGTAAACACTACTTCCATTTATGTTGTCTGGACGCGTGGCTTAAACTCAACGGTTCTTGTCCTGTTTGTCGGAACTCGCCGCTTCCGACGCCTACGTCTACACCACTTTCAACACCTTTGTCGGAAGTTGTGCCGCTCTCGCTGTATGCGGCAGATCGGAGGAGAGCAAGAAGATGA